A window of Daucus carota subsp. sativus chromosome 2, DH1 v3.0, whole genome shotgun sequence genomic DNA:
TGGGAAGCGTGCCAAGTATTCTTAATGAGGCTTCCATCCAAAGCTGCTAGTTTGTAGGTTCTTGGCCGAACGATCTCGACAACAGTGTAAGGTCCTTCCCAGTTGGGCATAAGCTTGCCTTGCTTTGTTGGCATAGAAGTTGCCAGATCCCGGAGAACCATGTCCCCAACTCTAAAGGAACGCTTTCGGATGCCCGAATCATAATACTGAGATGCTTGCTGTTGGTATCGGACGTTCCTCTGATGGGCGGCCTCTCTTTCTTCCTCTAGGAGATCCAGGTTGCCTCGGAGGCCATATTCATTGGTGTCGGGATTGAAGAACTGGGTTCGGTAAGATTCTAGGCCAACCTCAACTGGAACAAGTGAGTCGGTCCCATAGGCTAAGCGAAATGGCGTTTCTCCTGTCGAAGAGCGAGGGGTGGTTCGGTATGCCCACAGGACCCAAGGGAGCTCTTCGGCCCATAGTCCCTTAGCTTCTCCCAGGCGCTTCTTGATTCCTTGAAAAATGATCTTGTTAGCTGCCTCGATCGCCCCGTTCCCTTGTGGATGACCGACCGTTCTGAACCTCTGTTGAACGCCGAAGCTGGCCAAGAATTCCTTGAACTTCTTCCCAACAAACTGGGTGCCGTTATCGGACACACACACCATCGGTATTCCGAACCTCACAATTATCTGCTCCAGGAAGAATTTCTTGGCAGCCTGTTCGGTGATAGCTGAAAGTGGTCGGGCTTCGACCCACTTTGTCATGTAATCAATGGCCACTATGCAATATTTGGCTTGCCGGGTGCTGGTCGGTAGGATTCCAACTATGTCGATGGCCCACATGGAGAAAGGGATTGGGCTGAGGACCGAAGTCATTTCTTCCGGGGGTTGCTTCGGAACATTGCTGTGGATTTGACACTGTCGGCATTTCTTTGAATAATTGGCCGCATCTTCTCTGAGGGTTGGCCAAAAGAATCCCTGTCGGAGTATCTTTAGGGCTAGGGATCGGCCGGCCAGATGTTCGCCGCAGATGCCTTCATGAACTGTCTCCATGGCCAGAAGTTGTTCCTCTGGATCCAAGCATCGGAGCAGGGGCTGAGAGACTGATCGCCTAAAGAGTCGGCCCCCGATCAGTGTGTAGCTAGCTGCTCGGTATTTTATCTTTTGGGCTTCCTTCTTCTCTAAGGGCAAGAACCCCTTTTCTAAGTATGCTCTGATGGGGGTCATCCAATTTATGCCTTGATGAATCTCCAGGCAAGATTTCTTGTCGACCGAAGGCATTTTTACCTCCGTTAAGTAGATGGACCCCGTCAGATTCTGTGTTTCGGCCGAGGCTAATCGAGAGAGAGCATCGGCGCGGCCATTGTCTTCCCGACCGATGGCGCTCAATTCAAATGTTTCGAAAAACTGAGTTTGTTCCCGTACTTTAGCGGCGTAAGCCTTCGTTCGGGGCTCTTTCTGTTCATACACCCCAGAAAAGTGCTTGACAACCAGCATGGAGTCGCTGAAAGCCCTCAAGTGCCTTACCTCTAGATTTTTGGCTAGACCCATTCCTGCCAAGAGGGCTTCGTACTCGGCCTCATTGTTGGTCAAAGGGAAAGTGAACCGGATGGCCTGACAAATCTCAAATCCATCGGGACTAGAAAGGATCAATCCGGCCCCACATTTTGACCCGGCCACCGACCCATCCACAAACAACTTCCACTTCCCAGGAGTCCGAATGAGCTGTTCCTTCGGTTCCAAGTCCGTCGGCCCGGAAAAACGGCACTCTACCATGAAGTCAACCAAGGCTTGGGCTTTAATGGCTGTTCGGGGAACATACTCTAAGTCGTATTCCCCCAATTCTACTGACCAGGCGACGACTCTGCCCGAAGCCTCCGGTCGGCTGAGAATCTTCTTCAGGGGTTGGTCGGTGACCACTTGTATCGTTCGCCCTTGAAAATAGTGTCGCAATTTTCGGGAGGCCATGACCAGCCCATATGCGAACTTCTCGGCATTCGGGTATCGGGTTTCGGCATCCCTCAGCATATGAGACACATAGAAGACCGGATGTTGGTTCTTCTCGTGCTCCTTTACCAAGACCGCACCGAGGGTTCGGTCACTTACTGCCAAGTACAGCTGGAGGGTCTCCTTTGGATCGGGCCTCAGCAGCAGAGGGGCTTTAACCAGATATTCCTTTATTTCTTCGAAGGCTTTTATGCAGTTCGGCCCCCACTCAAAATTCTTGGCTCCcttcaaaacttcaaaaaagGGGAGCGCCTTTTCTGCCGACCGAGAGATGAACCTTCGGAGGGCTGCCAGTCGCCCCGTTAGCTTCTGAATGTCCCGAATGGTCTTCGGGGcttcaatctctatcactgccTTTATCTTCTCGGGATTCGCCTCGATCCCCCTTGCGCTGACCATATACCCTAGGAACTTGCCACTACAAACCCCGAAGGTGCACTTGGCGGGGTTGATCTTCATGTTGTTCTGTCTTAGGGTCTCGAAGCATTCCTTGAGGTCATCGGCGTGATCTTGAAACAAGGACTTCACTATCATATCATCTACGTAACATTCCATGTTTCGGCCTATCTGATCGGCGAAGACTTTGTTCACcatcctttgaaaagtggcccCCGCATTTTTCAGGCCGAAGGGCATCTTGATGTAAGCATAGGTTCCCTTCGGGGTGATGAATGCTGTCTTAGGAATATCCTCGGCATCCATGGCGATCTGATGATACCCTGAGAATGCATCCAAAAAGCTGAGTATTTGATAGCCAGAGGTGGCATCTATCAGCTGATCGATGTTCGGCAGAGGATAGTGATCCTTCGGGCAATTCTTGTTGAGGTCGGTATAATCGACACACATTCTCCACttgttgtttgactttttgaccacCACCACATTTGCCAACCACTCTGGATACTCGATTTCTTCAATGAACTTGGCCTCCAGTAACTTCTCCACTTCGGCCTCAATCACTTTTTGCCTCTCTACAGCGAAGTTCCTCTTCTTCTGCTTCACGGGCACAGCTTGAGGATGAACATTTAGCCTGTGCCGAGCGATCGACTCATCCAACCCCGGCATATCCTCGGGCCCCCAGGCAAAAACATCATGGTAGCGACGGACCACATCAATCACTTTTTCCTTCAACCCTGGCTCCATATCTTTACCGATCCGAACCATTTTTCCCGAGCATCCTGCATATAATTCCACCTCTTCGGTTTCAGTGCCCGGTTCGGCTATCGGGTTTGAGAGATCATTTCCAAACTTCTCCAACTCAATATGGAGGGCATGGCCGCTGCCCCCAGGACCATCTTCGGTTCGGCGCCGTTTGTTTCCTTCGGCGCCACCTAGATCCTTATCTTTCTCCAAGTCTTCCAGCATAATGATCCTAGCTGCCTTCTGATCACCTCTCATCTCTCCCACCCCCTTTTCGGTCGGGAACTTCAACTTAAGATGGGGAATAGAGGCAATGGCTTCGAAAGCAGTGAGAACAGGTCTCCCCAAGATGGCATTGAAGGGACTCTCAACTCGGACCACATAGAACTTGACCTGTTTTTCCACAGTATAAGGGGATTTACCGAGCAATAGGGGCAAGTGGATCGTACCTTCGATCGGGACCGGCTGATTGCCGAAACCATAGAGGGGTGCCTCATAGCAGGTATCGATCTGCTTGCCTTCCAGGTTCATCTTCTGGTAGGTGTTGTAGTAGAGGACGTTAACAGAACTTCCCCCGTCAACCAGAACCTTCCAGATCTTGTTTTGGCCGATCACGGGGTTAATGACCAACGGATCCTCGTGCGGCAGCATAACATCCTCATAATCTTCTTGTGAAAACATTATAGGATACGACtgtttggtggagttgatgctATAGAGGTTGTAGACCTGTCGGGCGTACTTCTTCTTAGCCGTTTTGCTACTTCGGTCGAGAATTGTTCCCCCGAAGATCGTTCGGACCTCACCTCTGTACCTCTCACCTTCTTCGGGCGCCTTCCCTTtatcttctttgggacccaaccGATCCCTCAGATCCTTAACATACTGGTTCAAATCTCCAGCCTTGACCATCCTTTCTATTAACTTCTTCAAGTGGTAGCATTCATCGGTATTGTGCCCGTTGTCACGATGATAGTCGCAATACTTATCAGAGTTTTTCTTGTAATCTGGGATCTTCATCTTCGGCGGTCGAACGAATCCTGGTTTTCCTTTAATTTCGTTAAGAATCTTGGAGACAGATGTATTCAGAGGAGTGAAAACAGTGCTGTCCCTATCTCTCCTTCGTTCGGCCCCCCGATCCAGCTTTTCATCCCTTTCATCTCTCCTGCCTCGGTGGCTATCATTCCTTTTTCCCCTGCCGTCCGAACGGGAACTGTACCGATCATCTTTCCGGTCGCTCTTGTGTCCCCCGATggattccatcttccttctgaTGCTCTCTCCCCGCAAATAGATGTCATTCAGCGATTTAGGGGGTATATCATACAAAGATGATCGGAGCTTCTTACCCTTCACCGGATCCAGACCGGCCGTCAGGAACCCTGCAGCCTTCACCTTATCCAGATTAGTGACCATCCCAGCCTCTTCCTTGAACCTGGCCAAGTAGTCGCCCAACTCTTCATTGGGTCTCTGTCGGCAATGAATTAGGGCTTCTGTATCCTTCTCTCTTCGGCACAAGTGAGAGTAGTGCCTCAAAAACTTGCGTTTCAATTGATCATAAGAACTGACCGACCTTGGTCGTAGGGATCGGTACCACATCGTAGCGGATCCCTTCAGGTAGGTCTTAAACATCTTGCATAGCATGATGTCACAATGTCCCATTCCAGTCATCAGAGGACTCGTACTTGTCGCAGTGATCGATCGGGTCGCCCTTCCCGTTAAACT
This region includes:
- the LOC108207797 gene encoding uncharacterized protein LOC108207797, translated to MWYRSLRPRSVSSYDQLKRKFLRHYSHLCRREKDTEALIHCRQRPNEELGDYLARFKEEAGMVTNLDKVKAAGFLTAGLDPVKGKKLRSSLYDIPPKSLNDIYLRGESIRRKMESIGGHKSDRKDDRYSSRSDGRGKRNDSHRGRRDERDEKLDRGAERRRDRDSTVFTPLNTSVSKILNEIKGKPGFVRPPKMKIPDYKKNSDKYCDYHRDNGHNTDECYHLKKLIERMVKAGDLNQYVKDLRDRLGPKEDKGKAPEEGERYRGEVRTIFGGTILDRSSKTAKKKYARQVYNLYSINSTKQSYPIMFSQEDYEDVMLPHEDPLVINPVIGQNKIWKVLVDGGSSVNVLYYNTYQKMNLEGKQIDTCYEAPLYGFGNQPVPIEGTIHLPLLLGKSPYTVEKQVKFYVVRVESPFNAILGRPVLTAFEAIASIPHLKLKFPTEKGVGEMRGDQKAARIIMLEDLEKDKDLGGAEGNKRRRTEDGPGGSGHALHIELEKFGNDLSNPIAEPGTETEEVELYAGCSGKMVRIGKDMEPGLKEKVIDVVRRYHDVFAWGPEDMPGLDESIARHRLNVHPQAVPVKQKKRNFAVERQKVIEAEVEKLLEAKFIEEIEYPEWLANVVVVKKSNNKWRMCVDYTDLNKNCPKDHYPLPNIDQLIDATSGYQILSFLDAFSGYHQIAMDAEDIPKTAFITPKGTYAYIKMPFGLKNAGATFQRMVNKVFADQIGRNMECYVDDMIVKSLFQDHADDLKECFETLRQNNMKINPAKCTFGVCSGKFLGYMVSARGIEANPEKIKAVIEIEAPKTIRDIQKLTGRLAALRRFISRSAEKALPFFEVLKGAKNFEWGPNCIKAFEEIKEYLVKAPLLLRPDPKETLQLYLAVSDRTLGAVLVKEHEKNQHPVFYVSHMLRDAETRYPNAEKFAYGLVMASRKLRHYFQGRTIQVVTDQPLKKILSRPEASGRVVAWSVELGEYDLEYVPRTAIKAQALVDFMVECRFSGPTDLEPKEQLIRTPGKWKLFVDGSVAGSKCGAGLILSSPDGFEICQAIRFTFPLTNNEAEYEALLAGMGLAKNLEVRHLRAFSDSMLVVKHFSGVYEQKEPRTKAYAAKVREQTQFFETFELSAIGREDNGRADALSRLASAETQNLTGSIYLTEVKMPSVDKKSCLEIHQGINWMTPIRAYLEKGFLPLEKKEAQKIKYRAASYTLIGGRLFRRSVSQPLLRCLDPEEQLLAMETVHEGICGEHLAGRSLALKILRQGFFWPTLREDAANYSKKCRQCQIHSNVPKQPPEEMTSVLSPIPFSMWAIDIVGILPTSTRQAKYCIVAIDYMTKWVEARPLSAITEQAAKKFFLEQIIVRFGIPMVCVSDNGTQFVGKKFKEFLASFGVQQRFRTVGHPQGNGAIEAANKIIFQGIKKRLGEAKGLWAEELPWVLWAYRTTPRSSTGETPFRLAYGTDSLVPVEVGLESYRTQFFNPDTNEYGLRGNLDLLEEEREAAHQRNVRYQQQASQYYDSGIRKRSFRVGDMVLRDLATSMPTKQGKLMPNWEGPYTVVEIVRPRTYKLAALDGSLIKNTWHASQLRKYYQ